A single window of Oncorhynchus clarkii lewisi isolate Uvic-CL-2024 chromosome 10, UVic_Ocla_1.0, whole genome shotgun sequence DNA harbors:
- the LOC139418002 gene encoding stanniocalcin-2-like has translation MEMLLTFSLALFLIAFQQLLATDPIEFHEIPQDKHLNQPKRRLSLQNTAEIQHCLVNAGDVGCGMFECFNNNSCEIQGLHDICMTFLHNAGKFDSQGKSFIKDALKCMAHGLRHRFSCVSRKCLAVKEMVFQLQRECYVKHNLCSAVRENVNVMVEMIHFQDLFPKGPHVELVNILLGCGEEVRTAIARRVRMQCELNWGALCGSLSLCSLGRSDDPQHITVPSTSLQGRSTLPPAGQLSLPLPLPNTEQDQPRTDQLGDEGSLHPSESLSQNPLDDATDPGLAVPGQAPSTAVQG, from the exons ATGGAGATGCTACTTACATTTTCTTTAGCGCTCTTTTTAATAGCGTTTCAGCAATTATTGGCGACAGATCCAATCGAATTTCACGAAATCCCTCAAGACAAACATTTGAACCAGCCGAAAAGACGACTCTCACTGCAAAACACAG CGGAGATCCAGCACTGTCTGGTGAATGCTGGGGATGTGGGCTGTGGCATGTTCGAATGCTTCAACAACAACTCGTGTGAAATCCAAGGCCTACATGACATCTGTATGACATTTCTGCACAATGCCGGCAAGTTTGACTCCCAG GGGAAGTCCTTCATCAAGGATGCCCTGAAGTGCATGGCCCACGGCCTGAGGCACCGGTTCAGCTGTGTGAGCAGGAAGTGCCTGGCGGTGAAGGAGATGGTGTTCCAGCTGCAGAGAGAGTGCTACGTCAAACACAACCTATGTTCTGCTGTCAGGGAGAACGTCAACGTCATGGTGGAGATGATCCACTTCCAGGACCTCTTCCCCAAAGG GCCTCATGTGGAGCTGGTGAACATCCTTCTGGGCTGTGGCGAGGAGGTGAGGACGGCTATAGCACGGAGAGTGAGGATGCAGTGTGAGCTGAACTGGGGGGCCCTGTGTGGCAGCCTGAGCCTGTGCTCCCTGGGCCGCTCAGATGACCCCCAACACATCACCGTCCCTTCCACCTCTCTGCAGGGCAGGAGCACACTGCCCCCTGCTGGccagctctccctccccctccccctccccaacaCCGAACAGGACCAACCAAGAACAGACCAGCTAGGAGACGAGGGGAGCCTTCACCCCTCTGAGAGTCTCAGTCAGAATCCCCTGGATGACGCCACAGACCCTGGGCTCGCTGTGCCCGGTCAAGCACCCAGTACCGCCGTCCAGGGGTGA
- the LOC139419426 gene encoding vesicle transport protein SEC20: MASSQDVHVRICGQEIIKYDLEIKALIQDIRECPGPQSVLMDFNSEVKERFNQLRLRIQNMEQMAKEQDRETEKQAILSETESNRRQMLSNQTAWRKANLACKLSIDNLEKDELLYGGDSTVRQRKATKESLVQTSGDITESLMSISRMMAQSVSQSEETIGTLATSSRTVLETDEEFKAMTGTIHLGRKLISKYNRRELTDKLLIFLAVALFLATVLYILKKRLFPFI, encoded by the exons ATGGCCTCTTCCCAGGATGTCCACGTCCGAATTTGTGGTCAAGAAATAATCAAATATGATCTCGAAATTAAAGCTCTCATTCAG GACATTAGAGAATGTCCGGGGCCACAAAGTGTGTTGATGGATTTCAACTCCGAAGTAAAAGAGAGATTCAATCAGCTACGACTGAGAATCCAG AATATGGAGCAAATGGCCAAGGAACAAGACCGAGAAACAGAAAAACAAGCCATcttgagtgagacagagagtaaTCGTAGACAGATGCTGAG TAACCAGACAGCTTGGAGGAAGGCAAACCTGGCATGTAAACTGTCCATTGACAACCTTGAGAAAGATGAGCTGTTGTATGGTGGAGACTCCACTGTGCGACAACG AAAAGCAACTAAGGAGAGTTTGGTCCAGACATCCGGTGATATCACAGAGAGCCTGATGAGCATCAGTCGTATGATGGCTCAGTCGGTGTCGCAGAGCGAGGAGACCATCGGCACTCTGG CTACGTCTTCAAGAACAGTCCTGGAAACTGATGAAGAGTTCAAAGCCATGACAGGAACCATACATTTGGGAAGGAAACTGATCTCAAAATATAACAGACGAGAATTGACTGACAAACTACTCATCTTTCTAGCAGTGGCTTTGTTTTTAGCAACTGTCTTGTACATTTTGAAAAAAAGGCTGTTCCCTTTCATTTAG